Proteins co-encoded in one bacterium genomic window:
- a CDS encoding zinc ribbon domain-containing protein has product MECVILGGWFLCGVLAGAVLSGKGGSGSGGFALGLLLGPIGIIIAALWPVSQKTLEEKALQVGEMMKCPHCAELIRAEANVCRYCGRELATSDFVKQAAAASRERRKPEARQILLYAIHRDNRNEEAWVQLSRIAKDEQEYEKSLRSVLVINPDNAQAREQLEDLAERRAARDKAAKRGALILVAVVAAIVAVLGLAWAVLTVWAQLTG; this is encoded by the coding sequence ATGGAATGTGTAATCTTGGGCGGCTGGTTTCTCTGCGGAGTCCTCGCAGGCGCGGTTCTCAGCGGGAAGGGAGGCTCCGGGTCTGGGGGGTTCGCGCTCGGCTTGTTGCTCGGCCCCATCGGGATAATCATCGCAGCGCTCTGGCCTGTGTCGCAAAAGACGCTCGAAGAGAAGGCTCTCCAGGTTGGCGAGATGATGAAATGCCCCCATTGCGCGGAGTTGATCCGTGCGGAAGCCAACGTGTGTCGCTATTGCGGGCGCGAACTGGCGACCTCGGACTTCGTGAAGCAGGCGGCCGCAGCTAGCCGCGAACGCCGCAAGCCAGAGGCTCGGCAAATCCTCCTATATGCGATTCACCGAGATAACCGCAACGAGGAAGCTTGGGTGCAGCTCAGCAGAATCGCCAAGGACGAGCAGGAGTACGAAAAGAGCCTCAGGAGCGTTCTGGTCATCAATCCCGACAACGCACAGGCACGAGAACAGCTTGAGGACCTGGCGGAGCGTCGGGCGGCCCGCGACAAGGCCGCGAAGCGCGGCGCCCTGATCCTGGTGGCGGTGGTGGCGGCCATTGTGGCGGTGCTCGGATTGGCTTGGGCTGTTCTCACGGTGTGGGCGCAGCTGACAGGCTGA